One genomic region from Halobacteriovorax vibrionivorans encodes:
- the ppdK gene encoding pyruvate, phosphate dikinase, which produces MSKWVYSFSKEKTEGNKDMKNLLGGKGANLAEMSSLGLPVPPGFTVTTEACIDYQKTKSFNDDIKKQVEEALKLVESSTGKTFGGGDNPLLFSVRSGARVSMPGMMDTVLNLGLNDETVEALSKKSDNERFAWDSYRRFIQMYANVVMGMSHSLLESTLEDLKEAKGVDSDTKLDAKDFKNLVKVYKQIIAQETGKKFPTDPMEQLWLAIEAVFGSWDNPRAIKYRQLNGIPGDWGTAVNVQAMVFGNMGDDCATGVCFTRDPSNGEKKFFGEYLVNAQGEDVVAGIRTPAPINECSKNDSNRSEKTLEEYMPKAFAELTDLYQQLEKHYKDMQDIEFTIEANKLYLLQTRNGKRTAAAALKIAVNLEEEGIVTKEEALMQIDPEALNQLLHPRLDPDATKNIIAKGLPASPGAGAGKIVFHSDDATSMHENGVKVILVRQETSPEDIAGMAAAQAILTARGGMTSHAAVVARGMGKPCVAGCSEILVDSKNRTMIVGDKKYVEGDFITLDGGTGEVIEGEVPTLDAEINADFAKFMAWADEIRTLRVRTNADNPEDSETAVKFGAEGIGLCRTEHMFFEPERILAVREMIFADSTSHREKALKKLLPYQKEDFKGIFKALDGKPVNIRLLDPPLHEFLPHELEDKKELAEYIDVELKTIEEGCERLHEFNPMLGHRGCRLGITYPEIYTMQVTAITQAALESIDEGVDVRPEIMIPLVATAKELSILREILVATIEQVRGDKEFNYKLGTMIELPRAAITAADIATHADFFSFGTNDLTQTTFGLSRDDAGRFLTEYISKSVLPSDPFVSLDQEGVGYLVKFATEQGRNANKEIHVGICGEHGGEPKSIDFCHRIGLDYVSCSPYRVPIARLAAAQAVIRNK; this is translated from the coding sequence ATGAGTAAATGGGTTTACTCGTTTTCAAAAGAAAAAACTGAAGGTAACAAAGACATGAAAAACCTTCTAGGTGGTAAAGGTGCCAACCTAGCTGAGATGTCTTCTCTTGGATTACCGGTCCCTCCAGGTTTTACTGTTACAACAGAAGCCTGTATCGATTATCAAAAAACTAAGTCGTTTAATGACGATATTAAAAAGCAAGTAGAAGAAGCATTAAAGCTTGTTGAGTCTTCAACAGGTAAGACTTTTGGAGGTGGAGATAATCCTCTGCTTTTCTCTGTACGTTCAGGGGCAAGAGTATCAATGCCTGGAATGATGGATACTGTTTTAAATCTAGGATTAAATGATGAAACAGTCGAGGCCCTAAGTAAGAAGTCTGATAACGAAAGATTTGCTTGGGACTCTTACCGTCGTTTTATACAGATGTATGCAAACGTTGTTATGGGAATGAGTCATTCTCTTTTGGAATCAACTCTAGAAGATTTGAAAGAAGCAAAAGGTGTAGACTCTGATACAAAACTTGATGCAAAAGATTTTAAAAACCTTGTTAAAGTTTATAAACAAATTATTGCTCAAGAAACAGGTAAGAAATTTCCAACAGATCCAATGGAACAACTTTGGCTTGCTATTGAAGCAGTCTTTGGATCTTGGGATAACCCTCGCGCAATTAAGTATCGTCAGTTAAATGGAATTCCAGGAGATTGGGGAACAGCTGTTAATGTTCAGGCCATGGTCTTTGGAAACATGGGAGACGATTGTGCAACAGGTGTTTGTTTCACACGTGACCCATCTAATGGTGAAAAGAAGTTCTTTGGTGAATATCTTGTGAATGCACAAGGGGAAGATGTTGTTGCAGGAATTAGAACGCCGGCTCCAATTAATGAATGTTCAAAGAATGATTCTAATCGAAGTGAAAAAACACTTGAAGAATATATGCCAAAGGCATTTGCCGAGTTAACAGATCTTTATCAGCAACTTGAAAAGCATTATAAAGATATGCAGGATATCGAGTTTACGATTGAAGCTAATAAACTTTATCTTCTACAAACTCGTAATGGTAAGAGAACTGCAGCAGCAGCTCTTAAAATAGCTGTAAATCTTGAGGAAGAAGGGATTGTGACGAAGGAAGAAGCACTTATGCAAATCGATCCAGAAGCGCTTAATCAACTTCTACACCCAAGACTTGATCCAGATGCAACGAAGAATATCATTGCTAAAGGTCTTCCAGCATCTCCTGGTGCTGGTGCCGGAAAGATTGTTTTCCATTCTGATGATGCAACTAGTATGCATGAAAATGGTGTAAAAGTTATTCTTGTTCGCCAAGAGACTTCACCAGAAGATATTGCGGGAATGGCCGCAGCTCAAGCAATTCTAACTGCTCGTGGAGGGATGACTTCTCACGCGGCCGTTGTCGCTCGTGGGATGGGAAAACCTTGTGTTGCTGGTTGTTCAGAAATTCTAGTGGATAGTAAGAATCGCACCATGATTGTTGGTGATAAGAAATATGTAGAAGGTGACTTCATAACACTTGATGGTGGAACTGGTGAAGTTATTGAAGGTGAAGTTCCAACACTTGACGCTGAAATAAATGCAGACTTTGCAAAGTTTATGGCGTGGGCCGATGAAATTAGAACCTTAAGAGTTCGAACTAATGCTGATAATCCAGAAGACAGTGAGACTGCTGTTAAGTTTGGTGCTGAAGGAATTGGCCTTTGTCGAACTGAGCATATGTTCTTTGAACCAGAAAGAATTCTTGCCGTTCGTGAGATGATTTTTGCAGATTCAACTTCTCATAGAGAAAAAGCACTTAAGAAATTACTTCCATATCAAAAAGAGGACTTTAAAGGAATATTTAAGGCCCTTGATGGAAAACCTGTAAATATTCGACTTCTAGATCCTCCTCTTCACGAATTTCTTCCACATGAGTTAGAAGATAAAAAAGAATTGGCAGAGTATATTGATGTTGAATTAAAGACGATTGAAGAGGGTTGTGAAAGACTACACGAATTTAATCCAATGCTAGGGCATAGAGGGTGTCGTTTAGGAATTACTTATCCTGAGATCTATACAATGCAGGTAACGGCCATTACACAAGCAGCACTTGAATCAATTGATGAAGGTGTCGATGTAAGACCTGAAATAATGATTCCTCTTGTCGCAACAGCAAAAGAATTATCAATTCTTAGAGAGATCTTAGTTGCAACGATTGAACAAGTTAGAGGTGATAAAGAGTTTAATTATAAGCTTGGTACGATGATTGAACTTCCTCGTGCGGCCATTACTGCAGCCGATATTGCAACGCATGCTGACTTCTTCTCTTTTGGAACAAATGATTTAACTCAAACTACTTTTGGATTATCTCGTGATGATGCTGGACGTTTCTTAACTGAGTATATTTCAAAATCAGTTCTTCCAAGTGATCCATTTGTTTCACTTGATCAAGAAGGTGTTGGTTATCTTGTTAAATTTGCAACTGAACAAGGCCGAAATGCCAATAAAGAAATTCACGTTGGTATTTGCGGAGAACATGGTGGAGAGCCTAAATCAATCGACTTCTGTCATAGAATTGGCCTTGATTATGTTTCTTGCTCACCATACCGAGTTCCAATTGCACGTTTAGCTGCAGCTCAAGCAGTAATACGCAACAAATAA
- a CDS encoding U32 family peptidase, giving the protein MKKTEILAPVGNMQMCLAAIHGGADAIYVGMPGFNARGRTHDHSVNELKEIIDMCHLYGVKVHVAFNILIFEEELPAAIAKLSEVVALGPDALIVQDIGLAKIIRETYPDQVIHGSTQMTVTNHDHITFLDDLNIERFVLGRENSIPEIKEIRKNTDKELEVFTHGALCVAYSGQCFTSESIGGRSANRGQCAQSCRFSYEMFVDGEKRDLTKDGNKMSYLVSPQDLCGIEEANELQDIGVDSLKIEGRLKAPSYVSTAASAFKAKLEGKPLSQADLDKMSLTYSRGFFSGWLHGVDHQRLVKGNYGNHRGIEIGKVKKVSRPTIEIDTDRSFENGMGIVVCDDNKEIEVGSSIFDVKRKGKRVTLSLAHDIKWQQLRPGMMLYLNSDPNVIKESESLVTDINKQKRIPVKIELKAIVSEKLSYKIDDGKNTIIVESEDIVEEARREADIEKVKKDASALSRTIYSVDDFKLTLGEKSPFIHSKTLKKLRQDAVARLNEKRLEVKIPKAFEYQLTKKEVSEIDITLNFLLRDIDQVKEAFDILKECEYDALNITLDFEFGKDYKPSLELLRGLKNCRVGVATNRILKPKEYHHLNVLTRLAPDFILCRNLGSYQYLRSKCDIPLKGDFSLNISNSQTANYLLDKGFETLTSSYDLNAKQLENLLVNTDAGKIEVNIHQYMPSFHMEHCVFAAFLSEGSSFKDCGKPCEEHHVELKDQFGNMHFIKADQECRNTMFNAVAQSSTDLVDELMAKGVSNFRIELLNEHGETLKTKLESYLNYFNGKISTGELKSLLGTQEKYGIGTGMLMKDDTYQARKN; this is encoded by the coding sequence ATGAAGAAAACTGAGATTTTGGCCCCTGTGGGGAATATGCAAATGTGCCTTGCTGCCATCCATGGTGGCGCTGACGCAATTTATGTGGGAATGCCCGGATTTAATGCCCGCGGTAGAACACATGATCATTCTGTAAATGAGTTAAAAGAGATCATCGATATGTGCCACCTCTATGGTGTTAAGGTTCATGTGGCCTTTAACATACTCATTTTCGAAGAAGAGTTGCCGGCGGCAATTGCTAAACTCTCAGAAGTTGTTGCATTAGGACCTGACGCTCTTATCGTTCAAGATATCGGCCTAGCAAAGATTATTCGTGAGACATATCCTGATCAAGTCATTCACGGCTCAACTCAAATGACAGTAACAAATCACGACCACATAACATTTCTTGATGACCTCAATATTGAAAGATTTGTACTAGGCCGTGAAAACTCAATTCCTGAAATTAAAGAAATCAGAAAAAATACAGATAAAGAATTAGAAGTCTTCACACACGGTGCTCTATGTGTCGCCTATTCAGGTCAATGCTTTACTTCTGAAAGTATTGGAGGACGTTCTGCCAATCGCGGACAATGCGCCCAAAGTTGCAGGTTTTCTTATGAAATGTTTGTGGACGGTGAAAAGAGAGATCTGACAAAAGACGGAAATAAAATGAGCTATCTTGTTTCTCCTCAAGACCTTTGTGGAATAGAGGAAGCAAATGAACTTCAAGATATTGGTGTCGATTCACTTAAAATTGAAGGCCGTCTTAAAGCACCATCATATGTTTCAACTGCTGCAAGTGCTTTTAAAGCGAAGCTAGAAGGAAAGCCTCTTTCTCAGGCAGACCTTGATAAAATGTCTCTAACATACTCTCGCGGCTTCTTTTCTGGCTGGCTCCACGGAGTTGATCACCAAAGATTAGTGAAAGGAAATTACGGAAATCACAGAGGGATTGAAATTGGTAAGGTAAAAAAAGTATCCAGGCCAACAATTGAAATTGATACAGACCGTAGCTTTGAAAATGGAATGGGTATTGTTGTTTGTGATGACAATAAAGAAATAGAAGTAGGCTCATCTATCTTTGATGTAAAAAGAAAAGGAAAAAGAGTTACTCTATCACTTGCACACGATATTAAGTGGCAACAGCTTCGCCCTGGAATGATGCTTTATCTAAATTCTGATCCAAACGTCATCAAAGAAAGTGAATCTCTTGTGACAGATATTAACAAGCAAAAACGAATCCCTGTCAAAATCGAGCTAAAAGCAATTGTTAGTGAAAAGCTTTCTTATAAAATTGATGATGGAAAGAATACTATTATCGTTGAAAGTGAAGATATCGTTGAAGAAGCTAGACGAGAAGCAGATATTGAAAAAGTTAAAAAAGATGCATCCGCTCTTTCTCGAACAATTTATTCAGTAGATGATTTCAAACTTACTCTAGGAGAGAAGTCTCCATTCATTCACTCAAAGACATTAAAGAAGCTAAGACAAGATGCCGTAGCTAGACTTAATGAAAAACGTCTTGAAGTGAAAATACCAAAAGCATTTGAATATCAGCTGACAAAAAAAGAAGTTAGTGAAATAGATATCACTCTTAATTTCCTACTTCGAGATATTGACCAAGTAAAAGAAGCCTTCGATATTTTAAAAGAATGTGAATATGATGCGCTTAATATCACATTAGATTTTGAATTTGGTAAAGACTACAAACCATCTCTTGAGCTTTTAAGAGGACTTAAGAATTGTCGTGTAGGAGTTGCAACTAATCGAATTCTTAAACCAAAAGAATACCATCATCTAAATGTCCTAACTCGACTTGCACCAGACTTTATTCTTTGTCGTAACCTAGGTTCATATCAATATCTACGCTCTAAATGTGACATCCCTTTAAAAGGAGATTTCTCATTAAATATTTCAAACTCTCAAACCGCCAATTATCTGCTTGATAAAGGTTTTGAGACACTGACTTCATCTTATGATCTCAATGCAAAACAACTTGAGAACCTTCTGGTCAACACTGACGCTGGGAAAATAGAAGTCAATATTCACCAATATATGCCAAGCTTTCATATGGAACACTGTGTATTTGCTGCATTCTTATCTGAAGGTTCTTCATTTAAAGATTGTGGAAAACCATGTGAAGAACACCATGTGGAATTAAAAGATCAATTTGGAAATATGCACTTTATTAAGGCCGATCAAGAATGTCGAAACACGATGTTCAATGCCGTTGCCCAAAGTTCAACAGACCTTGTGGATGAGTTAATGGCAAAGGGTGTCTCAAACTTTAGAATTGAACTATTAAATGAGCACGGTGAAACTCTAAAGACAAAACTTGAAAGCTACCTTAATTACTTCAATGGTAAAATCTCAACTGGTGAGTTAAAATCACTTCTAGGCACTCAAGAAAAGTACGGTATCGGTACTGGGATGCTTATGAAAGACGATACATACCAAGCGAGAAAGAATTAA
- a CDS encoding serine hydrolase, translating to MNLEEIINNVANEFGSYNFNCLALAHIDFKKKSYESYSLYDNPFLKGQKVYFDLASLTKPFTLGFSYLKSPEFFNDDMKLLLNHRGGLKAWGRLSRDSWRKQVSSYAIKESDTVYSDFGALRLQLEIEKKENLYDLVSPMWDEEIVHWLDIEDEICAPTGRRQRQLIDGEVHDDNAYVIGEKVSHAGLFGTIDGVCRTLLKAQESYSLIQNTKRQSDHRFINGWDSVLNPSNTLAGSGATTNTFGHLGFTGTSMWITPETNTGVVLLCNEVLGYWNDRAKLNALRRSLEF from the coding sequence ATGAATTTAGAAGAGATCATAAATAATGTAGCAAATGAGTTTGGCAGTTATAATTTTAACTGCCTTGCTCTTGCTCATATAGACTTTAAAAAGAAATCATATGAGAGTTATTCTTTATACGATAACCCTTTTTTGAAAGGCCAAAAAGTTTATTTTGATCTCGCTTCTCTTACAAAGCCGTTTACTTTAGGCTTCTCTTATTTAAAAAGCCCCGAATTCTTTAATGATGACATGAAACTCCTACTCAATCATCGTGGAGGACTAAAGGCATGGGGAAGGCTTTCACGTGATTCTTGGCGCAAGCAAGTATCATCTTATGCAATTAAAGAAAGTGATACCGTCTATTCTGACTTTGGTGCTCTAAGGCTTCAGTTAGAAATTGAAAAAAAAGAAAATCTCTACGACTTAGTTTCACCAATGTGGGATGAGGAGATTGTCCACTGGCTTGATATCGAAGATGAAATTTGTGCTCCCACTGGTCGAAGACAAAGGCAGCTAATCGATGGTGAAGTGCACGATGACAATGCATATGTTATTGGGGAGAAGGTTTCTCACGCAGGACTCTTTGGTACAATCGATGGAGTATGTCGAACATTACTAAAGGCACAAGAGAGTTATTCATTAATTCAAAATACGAAAAGACAAAGTGATCATCGCTTTATTAATGGTTGGGACAGTGTTTTAAATCCTTCAAACACGCTCGCTGGAAGTGGTGCAACAACTAATACATTTGGGCATCTCGGATTTACTGGAACATCAATGTGGATTACTCCCGAAACAAACACAGGAGTTGTTCTCCTGTGCAATGAGGTTCTCGGTTATTGGAATGATCGTGCCAAATTAAATGCATTACGCCGTAGCTTGGAATTCTAG
- a CDS encoding redoxin family protein, which yields MKTLILLLISSMAFGALSEIRYDFSSHKERAISTSKDKKKVLIFLSPSCPCSQKQFDYINSLAKKFDNVEFIGFSSNKHISKDSALKYFDQFKINFPIFIDKDLKYANKFSAFKTPHVFLIDENEEVMYQGAVTNKRSPELSTKFYLNDVLTALKENKKLPYTLSKTLGCYIAR from the coding sequence ATGAAAACACTAATTCTTCTACTGATCTCAAGCATGGCCTTTGGTGCACTCAGTGAAATACGCTATGATTTTTCATCACATAAAGAAAGAGCTATTTCCACATCTAAAGATAAGAAGAAAGTTCTTATTTTTCTTTCTCCAAGTTGCCCATGCTCACAAAAACAATTTGATTATATTAACTCACTCGCTAAGAAATTTGATAATGTCGAGTTTATCGGCTTCAGTTCTAATAAGCACATAAGTAAAGACTCCGCTTTAAAATATTTTGATCAATTTAAAATCAACTTCCCTATCTTTATTGATAAAGACTTAAAATATGCTAATAAGTTTTCAGCATTTAAGACACCACATGTTTTTCTAATCGATGAGAATGAAGAAGTGATGTACCAAGGTGCTGTGACAAATAAGAGAAGCCCAGAGCTTTCAACAAAGTTCTATTTGAATGATGTTCTAACTGCATTAAAAGAAAATAAGAAATTACCATATACACTTTCAAAAACACTTGGCTGCTATATCGCGAGGTAA
- a CDS encoding GIY-YIG nuclease family protein encodes MAKADKWFVYIIETENGKLYTGITTDVERRFEEHKNDPKGAKFTKANPPKKILFTEEHLDRSSASKREAQIKKLSRPQKLILINNK; translated from the coding sequence ATGGCAAAAGCCGACAAATGGTTTGTTTATATTATTGAAACTGAAAATGGAAAGCTCTACACGGGGATTACAACTGATGTAGAGCGACGATTTGAAGAACACAAAAATGACCCTAAAGGTGCAAAGTTCACCAAGGCCAACCCTCCTAAAAAAATTCTCTTTACAGAAGAACATCTAGATCGCTCAAGTGCCAGTAAACGAGAAGCACAGATAAAAAAGCTCTCACGTCCTCAAAAGCTGATTTTAATCAATAATAAATAG
- a CDS encoding Fic family protein, with product MKMNFYKMNLLYLILLFGCTSINFTQTTLKRNPSSITGIEKESCLRALSSFLDVNSNSVEVETLENALNYKYTGKDLSAMKLGIESTYFVDYEHTALHLNKIYNGDTTLRNSDHPYQYNGEKKLLRAAIGGKQNRKSWSEPAIHNYMETRSYLMEEKPDFNFDEYLRAHASMMKDGIESVREDQLGSVRKEYWYGNEMGSGISEQALKNIEYNPYLTFEKAPAEGMGYMAEEGKVRGKIHYPQVEKLSDTAKERLEAFAPETAAKVKKIQERNVKATPELIEEVVRKLSEERFDFFAKEREKIGAIDTIEKAEEYIELVAQLQRDIVSIHPTPNGNGRTSRVFALNYALMKEGLPPARLAFPSNDLYMSDEEWAQQVKEGILNTIRLYKDLNYRVSSGIPLEGSPQLAFPSAPKFTDIDYKKYSSPDKIEDYTNAAVDIGQYAQYLEQAKALNGNTRITKEQLAKINKDFEEFFKKNNIFYRHKKEGDQLVSLNFADTDFRTSFGSRSYRSKETYDYKMDRWYSEDIVWRGLSRKNQEIQEEEIIGMFESFHTQILSNNVVRKVNGNSSQQQIRDAIFTDFKQYNDDLYSQNGKLVQMAKDHSETGPLYGQSYGYSTSKNRTVGKAFAMGAMVIAEYGQHHELQHLLKSRVLIGMRRAKKDVDLGRLKQVRNDFSYMYGRQQEVMGIGGADPDSVMTVQLIDEEGKTIKTYVRDVNDPKRILLLDGDVEDFYNIDESKIEKVIELTSDDPNIQLISMFIDLEFQATA from the coding sequence ATGAAGATGAATTTTTATAAAATGAACTTACTTTACCTAATACTATTATTTGGTTGTACAAGTATTAATTTTACTCAGACAACACTTAAGAGAAACCCATCTTCAATCACAGGAATTGAAAAAGAGTCTTGTCTACGTGCACTTTCAAGCTTCCTTGATGTGAATTCAAATAGTGTCGAAGTTGAAACCTTAGAAAATGCGTTAAATTATAAATACACTGGCAAAGACCTTTCTGCCATGAAACTAGGGATAGAGTCCACATACTTTGTTGATTATGAACATACAGCTCTACATTTAAATAAAATATACAATGGTGATACTACCTTAAGAAATAGTGATCATCCTTATCAGTATAATGGTGAAAAGAAATTACTACGTGCTGCTATTGGTGGAAAACAAAATCGAAAGAGCTGGAGTGAGCCTGCTATCCATAACTACATGGAAACAAGAAGTTATCTAATGGAAGAAAAGCCAGACTTTAACTTCGATGAATACCTAAGAGCACATGCCAGCATGATGAAGGATGGAATAGAAAGTGTTAGAGAGGATCAATTAGGTAGTGTTCGTAAAGAGTATTGGTATGGGAATGAAATGGGTTCAGGAATATCAGAACAGGCCCTTAAGAATATTGAATATAATCCTTATCTAACTTTTGAAAAGGCTCCAGCAGAGGGCATGGGCTATATGGCCGAGGAAGGGAAAGTTAGAGGAAAGATCCACTACCCTCAGGTCGAAAAGCTAAGTGATACAGCGAAAGAAAGACTTGAAGCCTTTGCACCTGAAACGGCAGCTAAAGTAAAAAAAATACAGGAAAGAAATGTTAAGGCCACTCCTGAGCTAATTGAAGAAGTTGTTAGAAAACTTTCAGAAGAGAGATTTGATTTTTTTGCAAAAGAAAGAGAAAAGATTGGAGCAATAGATACAATTGAAAAAGCTGAAGAATATATTGAATTGGTTGCACAATTACAAAGAGATATTGTCTCAATCCATCCAACTCCAAATGGAAATGGAAGAACCTCAAGAGTCTTTGCTCTTAATTATGCTCTAATGAAAGAAGGTCTACCTCCAGCAAGATTAGCTTTCCCAAGTAATGACTTATACATGTCAGACGAAGAATGGGCACAACAAGTAAAAGAAGGGATTCTAAACACAATTAGACTTTATAAAGATTTAAATTATAGAGTGAGTTCAGGTATTCCATTAGAGGGATCTCCTCAACTCGCTTTCCCAAGTGCACCGAAGTTTACAGATATTGATTATAAGAAATATTCTTCACCAGATAAAATTGAAGACTATACAAATGCTGCTGTCGATATCGGTCAATATGCACAATACCTAGAACAAGCAAAAGCCTTAAATGGAAATACGCGAATTACGAAAGAGCAACTTGCAAAGATCAATAAAGACTTTGAAGAGTTCTTTAAAAAGAATAATATCTTTTATCGCCATAAGAAAGAAGGTGATCAACTTGTAAGTCTAAATTTTGCAGACACAGACTTTAGAACATCTTTTGGTAGTCGCTCATATCGTTCAAAAGAAACATATGATTATAAAATGGACCGATGGTACTCTGAAGATATTGTTTGGCGTGGACTCTCAAGAAAAAACCAAGAGATTCAAGAGGAAGAGATAATCGGAATGTTTGAATCATTTCATACTCAAATTCTTTCAAATAACGTTGTAAGAAAAGTTAATGGAAATTCAAGCCAACAACAAATCCGAGATGCTATTTTTACTGATTTTAAACAATACAATGATGATTTATATTCGCAAAATGGAAAGTTAGTTCAAATGGCAAAGGATCATTCTGAAACTGGTCCTCTGTATGGGCAAAGCTATGGATACTCAACATCAAAGAACCGAACAGTCGGAAAAGCTTTTGCGATGGGTGCAATGGTAATTGCAGAATATGGACAACACCACGAACTTCAGCACCTATTGAAATCTAGAGTCCTTATCGGAATGCGAAGAGCAAAGAAAGATGTCGATTTAGGTAGACTTAAACAAGTACGAAATGACTTTTCTTATATGTATGGACGTCAACAAGAAGTTATGGGAATCGGTGGAGCCGATCCTGATTCAGTAATGACAGTTCAATTAATTGATGAAGAAGGAAAAACAATCAAGACATACGTACGTGATGTTAATGATCCAAAACGAATACTCTTACTAGATGGAGATGTTGAAGACTTCTATAATATAGATGAATCTAAGATTGAAAAGGTTATTGAATTAACGAGTGATGATCCAAACATACAGTTAATTTCAATGTTTATAGACCTAGAATTCCAAGCTACGGCGTAA
- a CDS encoding glycine--tRNA ligase produces MSESNIKDMQQIVSLAKRRGFIFQSSEIYGGLSSCWDYGPYGIELKRNLKNKWWQAMTFRSDIVGVDASIFMHPQVWKASGHVDGFNDPMVDCKACKSRFREDKIDTSAPCQNCGAEGEFTEPRDFNLMFKTKMGPVEDSSADVYLRPETAQGIFVNFLNVQSTMRKKLPFGIAQIGKAFRNEITPGNFIFRTREFEQMEMQYFVKPGEQMKAMEDWKELRWNWHISNGIRPENLRWHPHVGDELAHYADAAEDIEYKFPHGWDEMEGIHSRTDFDLRKHEEFSGKNLKYTDVQDGNKKYLPYVLETSVGCDRALLAILCDAFRIENEGDKENERTVMKFHPSLAPIKVAVLPLTKKLNEQATALFHDLQKEFKAEYDVAGSIGKRYRRQDEIGTPMCVTFDFDSLEDNAVTVRDRDTMNQERVAIDQLKNYLRDRIYI; encoded by the coding sequence GTGTCAGAAAGCAATATTAAGGACATGCAGCAGATTGTTAGTTTAGCTAAACGTCGTGGGTTTATTTTTCAAAGTTCTGAGATCTACGGTGGTCTTTCATCTTGTTGGGATTATGGCCCATATGGAATTGAATTAAAGAGAAATTTAAAGAATAAGTGGTGGCAGGCAATGACTTTCCGCTCAGATATCGTTGGTGTTGATGCTTCGATCTTCATGCACCCTCAGGTATGGAAAGCTTCTGGTCACGTTGATGGCTTCAATGATCCAATGGTTGATTGTAAGGCATGTAAGTCTCGCTTCCGCGAAGATAAAATCGATACATCAGCTCCATGTCAAAATTGTGGTGCTGAGGGTGAATTCACAGAACCACGTGATTTTAACCTAATGTTTAAAACTAAAATGGGTCCTGTTGAAGATTCATCAGCAGATGTTTACTTAAGACCTGAAACAGCTCAAGGAATTTTTGTAAACTTTCTAAATGTTCAATCGACAATGAGAAAGAAGCTTCCATTTGGTATTGCTCAAATTGGTAAAGCGTTTAGAAATGAAATTACTCCTGGAAATTTCATTTTTAGAACTCGTGAATTTGAACAAATGGAAATGCAATACTTTGTAAAACCAGGTGAGCAAATGAAGGCGATGGAGGACTGGAAAGAACTTCGTTGGAATTGGCATATTTCAAATGGTATCCGTCCTGAAAACTTAAGATGGCATCCACACGTTGGTGATGAGCTTGCCCACTACGCAGATGCAGCTGAGGATATTGAATATAAATTCCCTCATGGTTGGGATGAGATGGAAGGTATCCACTCAAGAACTGACTTTGACCTAAGAAAGCACGAAGAGTTTTCTGGGAAGAATTTAAAATATACTGATGTTCAAGATGGAAATAAAAAATATCTTCCATATGTACTTGAAACTTCTGTTGGTTGTGATCGTGCACTACTAGCAATTCTTTGTGATGCATTCAGAATTGAAAATGAAGGTGATAAAGAGAATGAAAGAACGGTAATGAAGTTCCATCCATCTCTAGCACCGATAAAAGTAGCAGTTCTTCCACTGACAAAGAAATTAAACGAGCAAGCAACTGCATTATTTCATGACCTGCAAAAAGAATTTAAAGCAGAGTATGATGTCGCAGGTTCAATCGGTAAGCGTTATCGTCGCCAAGATGAAATTGGAACACCAATGTGTGTAACTTTTGATTTTGATTCTCTCGAAGATAATGCGGTTACAGTTCGAGACCGCGATACAATGAATCAAGAGCGCGTAGCGATTGATCAACTTAAAAACTACTTAAGAGATCGTATCTATATTTAA